A portion of the Girardinichthys multiradiatus isolate DD_20200921_A chromosome 23, DD_fGirMul_XY1, whole genome shotgun sequence genome contains these proteins:
- the faf2 gene encoding FAS-associated factor 2, with product MAAPEEPELSQAQTEKLLQFQDLTGLESMDQCRRTLEQHNWNIEAAVQDRLNEQEGVPSVFNPPPSRPLQVNTADHRVYSYIVSRPQPRGLLGWGYYLIMLPFRFTYYTLLDIFRFALRFIRPDPRARVTDPVGDVVSFIHSFEEKYGRSHPVFYQGTYSQALNDAKRELRYLLVYLHGDDHQDTDEFCRSTLCTEEVVTFLNTRMLFWACSTSKPEGYRVSQALRENTYPFLAIIMLKDRKMTVVGRLEGVIQPEDLINQLTFIIDANQTYLMSERLEREERNQTQVLRQQQDEAYLASLRADQEKERKKREELEQRKQEEEKVRQSALAEERRRRTLEEEKERKSECLPPEPPADDPESVKIVFKLPNDTRVERRFLFGQSLTVIHDFLFSLKETPEKFQIVTNFPRRVLPCLPTEEQSNPPTLKEAGLSRSEVLFVQDLTDD from the exons ATGGCGGCGCCAGAGGAGCCAGAATTATCCCAGGCGCAGACCGAAAAACTCCTTCAATTTCAG GACTTAACTGGGCTGGAATCAATGGACCAATGCCGCCGAACATTAGAGCAGCATAATTGGAACATAGAG GCTGCAgtgcaggacagattgaatgagcAGGAAGGAGTTCCCAGTGTGTTTAACCCTCCACCCTCCAGACCTCTTCAGGTCAACACAGCAGACCATAGAGTATATAGTTACATCGTCTCAAGGCCTCAACCCAGG GGATTACTAGGATGGGGCTACTATTTGATTATGCTACCGTTCAGATTTACATATTACACTCTTCTGGACATATTCAG GTTCGCTTTGCGATTCATCAGACCAGACCCTCGCGCCCGCGTGACGGACCCTGTCGGAGATGTTGTGTCTTTCATTCATAGTTTCGAGGAAAAGTACGGTCGGTCACACCCGGTGTTTTACCAGGGCACGTACAGCCAG GCGCTGAATGATGCCAAACGAGAGCTCCGCTACCTATTAGTGTACCTGCATGGGGATGATCATCAAGACACTGATGAGTTCTGCCG CTCCACGTTATGTACCGAAGAGGTCGTCACCTTTCTCAACACAAGAATGCTCTTCTGGGCATGTTCAACTAGCAAACCAGAGGGCTACAGAG TGTCTCAGGCATTACGGGAGAACACCTACCCGTTCCTGGCCATCATAATGCTGAAGGATCGCAAGATGACCGTGGTGGGGAGGCTCGAGGGCGTCATTCAGCCAGAAGACCTCATCAATCAGCTTACTTTCATCATAGATGCCAACCAAACATATCTGATGTCAGAGCGCCTTGAACG agaGGAGAGGAACCAGACCCAAGTTCTGAGGCAGCAACAGGACGAAGCCTATCTGGCCTCCCTTCGCGCCGATCAGgagaaggagagaaagaaacgagaggagctggagcagcggAAGCAAGAGGAGGAGAAGGTCCGACAAAGTGCTCTTGCGGAGGAAAGAAGACGAAGA ACACTCGAAGAGGAGAAGGAGAGGAAGTCAGAGTGTCTTCCTCCAGAGCCACCTGCCGACGATCCAGAAAGTGTCAAAATAGTGTTTAAGCTGCCGAACGATACAAGAGTAGAAAGACGATTCCTGTTCGGTCAGTCTCTGACG GTAATACACGACTTCCTTTTCTCTTTGAAAGAAACTCCAGAGAAGTTCCAGATAGTTACAAACTTCCCTCGCCGAGTCTTGCCCTGCCTTCCGACCGAGGAGCAGTCCAACCCACCGACTCTGAAAGAGGCAGGACTCAGTCGGTCTGAGGTCCTTTTTGTTCAGGACCTGACGGACGATTAA